Proteins encoded by one window of Camelus bactrianus isolate YW-2024 breed Bactrian camel chromosome 9, ASM4877302v1, whole genome shotgun sequence:
- the ARHGAP33 gene encoding rho GTPase-activating protein 33 isoform X2, which translates to MLVPLLLQYLETLSGLVDSNLNCGPVLTWMELDNHGRRLLLSEEASLNIPAVAAAHVVKRYTAQAPDELSFEVGDIVSVIDMPPTEDRSWWRGKRGFQVGFFPSECVELFTERPSPGLKGDADGPPGGVPAPQGISSLTSAVPRPRGKLAGLLRTFMRSRPSRQRLRQRGILRQRVFGCDLGEHLSNSGQDVPQVLRCCSEFIEAHGVVDGIYRLSGVSSNIQRLRHEFDSERIPELSGPAFLQDIHSVSSLCKLYFRELPNPLLTYQLYGKFSEAMSVPGEEERLVRVHDVIQQLPPPHYRTLEYLLRHLARMARHSANTSMHARNLAIVWAPNLLRSMELESVGLGGAAAFREVRVQSVVVEFLLTHVDVLFSDTFTSAGLDPAGRCLLPRPKSLAGSGPSTRLLTLEEAQARTQGRLGTPTEPTTPKTPASPVERRKGERGEKQRKPGGSSWKTFFALGRGPSIPRKKPLPWLGGTRARPQPSGNRPDTVTLRSAKSEESLSSQASGAGLQRLHRLRRPHSSSDAFPVGPAPAGSCESLSSSESSSSSASSSSSSSSSSAAGLGALSGSPSHRTSAWLDDGDELDFSPPRCLEGLRGLDFDPLTFRCSSPTPGDPAPPASPAPPAPASAFPPRATPQALSPRGPTSPASPTALDISEPLAVSVPPAVLELLGAGGTPASATPTPALSPSPGLRPRLIPLLLRGAEAQLSDTCQQEICSKLALPGPRGAPGQQGPGMESPLLPPPLSLLRPGGAPPPPPKNPARLMALALAERAQQVAQRQSQQEQESTPSAPHSPFHRSLSLEVGAEPPGTSGSGLPPQSLAHPGAWAPGPPPSLPRKPSDGSLVRSQRPMGTSRRGPRGPAQVPTPGFFSAPRECLPPFLGVRKPGLYPLSSPSFQPSSPAPVWRSPLGPPAPLDRGENLYYEIEAGEGSFYSGPSRSWSPLRSMPPDRLNASYGMLGQSPPLHRSPDFLFSYPPPPSCFPHDPLGYSAPQHPARRPTRPEPLYVNLALGPRGPSPASSSSSSPPAHPRSRSDPGPPAPRLPQKQRAPWGHHAPHRVPGPWGLPEPLLLYRAAPPAYGRRAEHHRGSLYRNGGQVREGAGPPPPYPTPSWSLHSEGQTRSYC; encoded by the exons ATGCTGGTGCCACTGCTGCTACAGTACCTGGAGACCCTGTCAGGACTGGTGGACAGTAACCTCAACTGTGGGCCTGTGCTCACCTGGATGGAG CTGGACAACCACGGCCGGCGGCTGCTCCTCAGCGAGGAGGCCTCACTCAATATCCCCGCGGTGGCCGCTGCCCATGTGGTAAAACGGTACACAGCTCAGGCACCGGACGAGCTGTCCTTTGAG GTGGGAGACATCGTCTCAGTGATTGACATGCCGCCCACGGAGGATCGGAGCTGGTGGCGGGGCAAGCGGGGCTTCCAG GTCGGTTTCTTCCCCAGTGAATGTGTGGAGCTGTTCACAGAGAGGCCCAGTCCAGGACTGAAGGGTG ATGCTGACGGTCCCCCAGGTGGTGTCCCGGCTCCCCAGGGTATCTCTTCTCTGACCTCAG CTGTGCCCCGGCCGCGTGGGAAGCTGGCCGGCCTCCTCCGCACTTTCATGCGCTCCCGCCCTTCTCGGCAGCGGCTGCGGCAGCGGGGCATCCTGCGGCAGAGGGTGTTTGGCTGCGACCTAGGAGAGCATCTCAGCAACTCAGGCCAGGACG TGCCCCAGGTCCTTCGCTGCTGCTCTGAGTTTATTGAGGCCCACGGGGTGGTGGATGGAATCTACCGGCTCTCCGGCGTGTCGTCCAACATCCAGAGGCTACG GCATGAGTTTGACAGTGAAAGGATCCCGGAACTGTCCGGCCCCGCCTTCCTGCAGGACATCCACAGTGTATCCTCCCTCTGCAAGCTCTACTTCCGAGAGCTGCCCAACCCCTTGCTCACGTACCAGCTCTACGGCAAGTTCAGC GAAGCCATGTCAGTGCCCGGGGAGGAGGAACGCCTGGTGCGGGTCCACGACGTCATCCAGCAGCTGCCCCCGCCGCACTACAG gaccctGGAATACCTGCTGAGGCACCTGGCCCGCATGGCGAGACACAGTGCCAACACCAGCATGCATGCCCGCAACCTGGCCATCGTTTGGGCACCCAACCTGCTACG GTCCATGGAGCTGGAGtcagtggggctggggggggcAGCAGCCTTCCGGGAGGTGCGGGTGCAGTCAGTGGTGGTGGAATTCCTGCTCACCCACGTGGACGTCCTGTTCAGTGACACCTTCACCTCCGCTGGCCTCGACCCTGCAG GCCgctgcctcctccccaggcccaAGTCTCTTGCGGGCAGTGGCCCCTCCACTCGCCTGCTGACACTGGAGGAAGCCCAGGCTCGTACCCAGGGCCGGCTGGGGACACCCACCGAGCCCACAACACCCAAGACCCCAGCTTCACCTGTGGAAAG gaggaaaggggagagaggcGAGAAACAGCGGAAGCCTGGGGGTAGCAGCTGGAAGACCTTCTTTGCATTGGGCCGGGGCCCCAGCATCCCCCGAAAGAAGCCTCTGCCCTGGCTAGGGGGCACCCGTGCCCGACCGCAGCCTTCAG GCAACCGACCTGACACAGTCACACTGAGATCCGCCAAGAGTGAGGAGTCTCTGTCATCACAGGCCAGCGGGGCTG GCCTCCAGAGGCTGCACAGGCTGCGGCGACCCCACTCCAGCAGTGATGCTTTCCCTGTGGGCCCAGCACCAGCTGGCTCCTGCGAGAGCCTGTCGTCATCTgagtcctcctcttcctctgcctcctcctcctcctcgtcctcctcgtcctcagcagctgggctgggggcacTCTCCGGTTCCCCCTCACACCGAACTTCAGCCTGGCTAGATGATGGTGATGAGCTGGACTTCAGCCCACCCCGCTGCCTGGAGGGGCTCCGGGGGCTTGACTTCGATCCCCTTACCTTTCGCTGCAGCAGCCCCACCCCAGGGGACCCTGCACCTCCCGCCAGCCCGGCCCCCCCGGCCCCCGCCTCTGCCTTCCCACCCAGGGCAACCCCCCAGGCTCTGTCACCCCGTGGGCCCACCAGCCCTGCCTCACCCACTGCCCTGGACATCTCAGAGCCCCTGGCTGTATCGGTGCCACCCGCTGTCTTGgagctgctgggggctgggggaacaCCCGCCTCGGCCACCCCAACGCcagccctcagccccagcccaggcctgcgCCCCCGTCTCATCCCCCTGCTGCTACGTGGAGCTGAGGCCCAGCTGAGTGACACCTGCCAACAGGAGATTTGCAGCAAGCTGGCACTACCTGGTCCCCGTGGAGCACCAGGCCAGCAAG GTCCTGGTATGGAGTCAccgctgctgcccccacccctgtcccTCCTGCGCCCTGGgggggccccacccccaccccccaagaaCCCAGCACGCCtcatggccctggccctggctgaGCGGGCTCAGCAGGTGGCCCAGAGACAGAGCCAACAGGAACAGGAGAGCACCCCatctgctccccactcccctttCCACCGCTCCCTGTCCCTGGAGGTGGGCGCTGAACCACCTGGGACCTCAGGGAGTGGGCTGCCTCCCCAGTCCTTAGCCCACCCAGGTGCCTGGGCTCCAGgacccccaccctcccttccAAGGAAACCAAGTGATGGGAGCCTGGTCAGGAGCCAGCGGCCCATGGGAACCTCAAGGAGGGGACCCAGAGGCCCTGCCCAG GTTCCTACCCCTGGCTTCTTCTCAGCCCCTCGGGAGTGCCTGCCGCCCTTCCTTGGGGTCCGCAAACCAGGCTTGTACCCCCTCAGCTCCCCATCCTTCCagcccagctccccagccccagtCTGGAGGAGTCCTCTAGGTCCTCCTGCACCACTTGACAGGGGAGAGAACCTGTACTATGAGATTGAGGCGGGCGAGGGGTCCTTCTACTCTGGCCCCAGCCGGTCCTGGAGTCCCTTGCGCTCCATGCCCCCAGACAGGCTCAATGCCTCCTATGGCATGCTTGGCCAATCACCGCCACTCCACAGGTCCCCCGACTTCCTGTTCAGCTACCCACCACCGCCTTCCTGCTTTCCCCATGACCCCCTTGGCTACTCAGCCCCCCAGCACCCTGCCCGGCGCCCCACCAGACCTGAACCCCTCTATGTCAACCTAGCCCTAGGGCCCAGGGGTCCCTcacctgcctcttccagctcctcctcccctccGGCCCACCCCCGAAGCCGCTCTGATCCTGGTCCCCCAGCACCCCGCCTCCCCCAGAAACAGCGGGCCCCCTGGGGCCACCACGCCCCTCATAGGgtgcctgggccctggggcctTCCGGAGCCTCTCCTGCTCTACAGGGCAGCCCCACCAGCCTATGGGAGGAGGGCTGAGCACCACCGGGGGTCCTTGTACAGGAATGGGGGGCAAGTAAGGGAGGGGGCTGGTcccccacccccctaccccaCTCCCAGCTGGTCCCTCCACTCTGAGGGCCAGACCCGAAGCTACTGCTGA
- the ARHGAP33 gene encoding rho GTPase-activating protein 33 isoform X1: MVARSTDSLDGPGEGSVQPLPPTGGPSVKGKPGKRLSAPRGPFPRLADCAHFHYENVDFGHIQLLLSPEREGPGFSGENELVFGVQVTCQGRSWPVLRSYDDFRSLDAHLHRCIFDRRFSCLPELPPPPEGARAAQMLVPLLLQYLETLSGLVDSNLNCGPVLTWMELDNHGRRLLLSEEASLNIPAVAAAHVVKRYTAQAPDELSFEVGDIVSVIDMPPTEDRSWWRGKRGFQVGFFPSECVELFTERPSPGLKGDADGPPGGVPAPQGISSLTSAVPRPRGKLAGLLRTFMRSRPSRQRLRQRGILRQRVFGCDLGEHLSNSGQDVPQVLRCCSEFIEAHGVVDGIYRLSGVSSNIQRLRHEFDSERIPELSGPAFLQDIHSVSSLCKLYFRELPNPLLTYQLYGKFSEAMSVPGEEERLVRVHDVIQQLPPPHYRTLEYLLRHLARMARHSANTSMHARNLAIVWAPNLLRSMELESVGLGGAAAFREVRVQSVVVEFLLTHVDVLFSDTFTSAGLDPAGRCLLPRPKSLAGSGPSTRLLTLEEAQARTQGRLGTPTEPTTPKTPASPVERRKGERGEKQRKPGGSSWKTFFALGRGPSIPRKKPLPWLGGTRARPQPSGNRPDTVTLRSAKSEESLSSQASGAGLQRLHRLRRPHSSSDAFPVGPAPAGSCESLSSSESSSSSASSSSSSSSSSAAGLGALSGSPSHRTSAWLDDGDELDFSPPRCLEGLRGLDFDPLTFRCSSPTPGDPAPPASPAPPAPASAFPPRATPQALSPRGPTSPASPTALDISEPLAVSVPPAVLELLGAGGTPASATPTPALSPSPGLRPRLIPLLLRGAEAQLSDTCQQEICSKLALPGPRGAPGQQGPGMESPLLPPPLSLLRPGGAPPPPPKNPARLMALALAERAQQVAQRQSQQEQESTPSAPHSPFHRSLSLEVGAEPPGTSGSGLPPQSLAHPGAWAPGPPPSLPRKPSDGSLVRSQRPMGTSRRGPRGPAQVSAQLRRGWGYRDAPETAAQFLFSVPQQVPTPGFFSAPRECLPPFLGVRKPGLYPLSSPSFQPSSPAPVWRSPLGPPAPLDRGENLYYEIEAGEGSFYSGPSRSWSPLRSMPPDRLNASYGMLGQSPPLHRSPDFLFSYPPPPSCFPHDPLGYSAPQHPARRPTRPEPLYVNLALGPRGPSPASSSSSSPPAHPRSRSDPGPPAPRLPQKQRAPWGHHAPHRVPGPWGLPEPLLLYRAAPPAYGRRAEHHRGSLYRNGGQVREGAGPPPPYPTPSWSLHSEGQTRSYC; encoded by the exons ATGGTG GCTCGCAGCACTGACAGCCTGGATGGCCCAGGGGAGGGCTCCGTGCAGCCCCTGCCTCCCACTGGCGGGCCCAGTGTGAAGGGGAAACCTGGGAAGAG GCTCTCGGCTCCTCGGGGTCCTTTCCCCCGACTGGCAGACTGTGCCCATTTTCACTACGAGAACGTTGATTTTGGCCACATTCAG CTCCTGCTGTCTCCAGAGCGTGAAGGCCCCGGTTTCTCTGGAGAGAATGAGCTGGTGTTTGGGGTACAGGTGACCTGTCAG GGCCGTTCCTGGCCAGTTCTCCGCAGTTATGATGACTTCCGTTCCCTGGACGCCCACCTCCACCGGTGCATATTTGACCGGAGGTTTTCCTGCCTCCCAGAGCTTCCTCCACCCCCGGAGGGTGCCAGGGCTGCCCAG ATGCTGGTGCCACTGCTGCTACAGTACCTGGAGACCCTGTCAGGACTGGTGGACAGTAACCTCAACTGTGGGCCTGTGCTCACCTGGATGGAG CTGGACAACCACGGCCGGCGGCTGCTCCTCAGCGAGGAGGCCTCACTCAATATCCCCGCGGTGGCCGCTGCCCATGTGGTAAAACGGTACACAGCTCAGGCACCGGACGAGCTGTCCTTTGAG GTGGGAGACATCGTCTCAGTGATTGACATGCCGCCCACGGAGGATCGGAGCTGGTGGCGGGGCAAGCGGGGCTTCCAG GTCGGTTTCTTCCCCAGTGAATGTGTGGAGCTGTTCACAGAGAGGCCCAGTCCAGGACTGAAGGGTG ATGCTGACGGTCCCCCAGGTGGTGTCCCGGCTCCCCAGGGTATCTCTTCTCTGACCTCAG CTGTGCCCCGGCCGCGTGGGAAGCTGGCCGGCCTCCTCCGCACTTTCATGCGCTCCCGCCCTTCTCGGCAGCGGCTGCGGCAGCGGGGCATCCTGCGGCAGAGGGTGTTTGGCTGCGACCTAGGAGAGCATCTCAGCAACTCAGGCCAGGACG TGCCCCAGGTCCTTCGCTGCTGCTCTGAGTTTATTGAGGCCCACGGGGTGGTGGATGGAATCTACCGGCTCTCCGGCGTGTCGTCCAACATCCAGAGGCTACG GCATGAGTTTGACAGTGAAAGGATCCCGGAACTGTCCGGCCCCGCCTTCCTGCAGGACATCCACAGTGTATCCTCCCTCTGCAAGCTCTACTTCCGAGAGCTGCCCAACCCCTTGCTCACGTACCAGCTCTACGGCAAGTTCAGC GAAGCCATGTCAGTGCCCGGGGAGGAGGAACGCCTGGTGCGGGTCCACGACGTCATCCAGCAGCTGCCCCCGCCGCACTACAG gaccctGGAATACCTGCTGAGGCACCTGGCCCGCATGGCGAGACACAGTGCCAACACCAGCATGCATGCCCGCAACCTGGCCATCGTTTGGGCACCCAACCTGCTACG GTCCATGGAGCTGGAGtcagtggggctggggggggcAGCAGCCTTCCGGGAGGTGCGGGTGCAGTCAGTGGTGGTGGAATTCCTGCTCACCCACGTGGACGTCCTGTTCAGTGACACCTTCACCTCCGCTGGCCTCGACCCTGCAG GCCgctgcctcctccccaggcccaAGTCTCTTGCGGGCAGTGGCCCCTCCACTCGCCTGCTGACACTGGAGGAAGCCCAGGCTCGTACCCAGGGCCGGCTGGGGACACCCACCGAGCCCACAACACCCAAGACCCCAGCTTCACCTGTGGAAAG gaggaaaggggagagaggcGAGAAACAGCGGAAGCCTGGGGGTAGCAGCTGGAAGACCTTCTTTGCATTGGGCCGGGGCCCCAGCATCCCCCGAAAGAAGCCTCTGCCCTGGCTAGGGGGCACCCGTGCCCGACCGCAGCCTTCAG GCAACCGACCTGACACAGTCACACTGAGATCCGCCAAGAGTGAGGAGTCTCTGTCATCACAGGCCAGCGGGGCTG GCCTCCAGAGGCTGCACAGGCTGCGGCGACCCCACTCCAGCAGTGATGCTTTCCCTGTGGGCCCAGCACCAGCTGGCTCCTGCGAGAGCCTGTCGTCATCTgagtcctcctcttcctctgcctcctcctcctcctcgtcctcctcgtcctcagcagctgggctgggggcacTCTCCGGTTCCCCCTCACACCGAACTTCAGCCTGGCTAGATGATGGTGATGAGCTGGACTTCAGCCCACCCCGCTGCCTGGAGGGGCTCCGGGGGCTTGACTTCGATCCCCTTACCTTTCGCTGCAGCAGCCCCACCCCAGGGGACCCTGCACCTCCCGCCAGCCCGGCCCCCCCGGCCCCCGCCTCTGCCTTCCCACCCAGGGCAACCCCCCAGGCTCTGTCACCCCGTGGGCCCACCAGCCCTGCCTCACCCACTGCCCTGGACATCTCAGAGCCCCTGGCTGTATCGGTGCCACCCGCTGTCTTGgagctgctgggggctgggggaacaCCCGCCTCGGCCACCCCAACGCcagccctcagccccagcccaggcctgcgCCCCCGTCTCATCCCCCTGCTGCTACGTGGAGCTGAGGCCCAGCTGAGTGACACCTGCCAACAGGAGATTTGCAGCAAGCTGGCACTACCTGGTCCCCGTGGAGCACCAGGCCAGCAAG GTCCTGGTATGGAGTCAccgctgctgcccccacccctgtcccTCCTGCGCCCTGGgggggccccacccccaccccccaagaaCCCAGCACGCCtcatggccctggccctggctgaGCGGGCTCAGCAGGTGGCCCAGAGACAGAGCCAACAGGAACAGGAGAGCACCCCatctgctccccactcccctttCCACCGCTCCCTGTCCCTGGAGGTGGGCGCTGAACCACCTGGGACCTCAGGGAGTGGGCTGCCTCCCCAGTCCTTAGCCCACCCAGGTGCCTGGGCTCCAGgacccccaccctcccttccAAGGAAACCAAGTGATGGGAGCCTGGTCAGGAGCCAGCGGCCCATGGGAACCTCAAGGAGGGGACCCAGAGGCCCTGCCCAGGTCAGTGCCCAGCTCAGGAGGGGTTGGGGGTACAGGGATGCACCAGAGACAGCAGCCCAGTTCCTGTTTTCTGTCCCCCAACAGGTTCCTACCCCTGGCTTCTTCTCAGCCCCTCGGGAGTGCCTGCCGCCCTTCCTTGGGGTCCGCAAACCAGGCTTGTACCCCCTCAGCTCCCCATCCTTCCagcccagctccccagccccagtCTGGAGGAGTCCTCTAGGTCCTCCTGCACCACTTGACAGGGGAGAGAACCTGTACTATGAGATTGAGGCGGGCGAGGGGTCCTTCTACTCTGGCCCCAGCCGGTCCTGGAGTCCCTTGCGCTCCATGCCCCCAGACAGGCTCAATGCCTCCTATGGCATGCTTGGCCAATCACCGCCACTCCACAGGTCCCCCGACTTCCTGTTCAGCTACCCACCACCGCCTTCCTGCTTTCCCCATGACCCCCTTGGCTACTCAGCCCCCCAGCACCCTGCCCGGCGCCCCACCAGACCTGAACCCCTCTATGTCAACCTAGCCCTAGGGCCCAGGGGTCCCTcacctgcctcttccagctcctcctcccctccGGCCCACCCCCGAAGCCGCTCTGATCCTGGTCCCCCAGCACCCCGCCTCCCCCAGAAACAGCGGGCCCCCTGGGGCCACCACGCCCCTCATAGGgtgcctgggccctggggcctTCCGGAGCCTCTCCTGCTCTACAGGGCAGCCCCACCAGCCTATGGGAGGAGGGCTGAGCACCACCGGGGGTCCTTGTACAGGAATGGGGGGCAAGTAAGGGAGGGGGCTGGTcccccacccccctaccccaCTCCCAGCTGGTCCCTCCACTCTGAGGGCCAGACCCGAAGCTACTGCTGA